In Perca fluviatilis chromosome 18, GENO_Pfluv_1.0, whole genome shotgun sequence, one genomic interval encodes:
- the runx2b gene encoding runt-related transcription factor 2b isoform X3 → MASNSLFSTVTPCQQNFFWDPSASRRFSPPSNSLQPVPGKMNDVNSPGGQPDAAAAVPRLRPHENRSMAEIIADHPAELVRTDSPNFLCSVLPSHWRCNKTLPVAFKVVALGDIPDGTVVTVMAGNDENYSAELRNASGVMKNQVARFNDLRFVGRSGRGKSFTLTITVFTNPPQVATYHRAIKVTVDGPREPRNPRQSQSSPPWSYEQTYPSYLSPMASPSVHSTTPLSSSRGTGLPAISDVPRRLPGSSDLSPFPGQFERQFPGLSSLTESRFSSPRMHYPATFTYTPPVTSAMSLGSAHYHTYLPPPYPGSTQSQSGPFQTSSTPYLYYGASSGSYQFSMVPGGDRSPSRMIPPCTSASTGTSLVNPNLPSQTEGGVDGDGSHSNSPTVLNSGGRMDEAVWRPY, encoded by the exons ATCCCAGCGCCAGTCGGAGGTTCAGTCCGCCGTCCAATAGCCTCCAGCCGGTCCCAGGGAAGATGAACGATGTGAACTCTCCAGGCGGGCAGCCCGACGCAGCGGCGGCGGTGCCAAGACTGCGCCCCCACGAAAACCGCAGCATGGCCGAGATCATCGCCGACCACCCGGCCGAGCTGGTCCGCACCGACAGCCCCAACTTTCTCTGCTCGGTCCTGCCCTCCCACTGGCGGTGCAACAAGACGCTGCCTGTCGCCTTTAAG GTGGTTGCCCTGGGAGACATACCTGATGGGACTGTTGTCACAGTAATGGCAGGCAACGACGAGAACTACTCCGCCGAGCTGCGGAACGCCTCGGGTGTGATGAAGAACCAAGTAGCCCGTTTCAACGATCTTCGCTTTGTGGGCCGCAGTGGCAGAG GCAAGAGCTTCACGCTGACAATCACAGTATTCACCAACCCACCACAAGTGGCAACTTACCACCGAGCCATAAAGGTCACCGTGGATGGACCGCGTGAGCCCAGGA ACCCTCGTCAGTCCCAGTCCTCTCCTCCCTGGTCGTATGAACAGACGTACCCGTCCTACCTGAGTCCCATGGCGTCCCCCTCAGTCCACTCCACCACCCCCCTCTCCTCCAGCCGAGGCACGGGCCTGCCTGCCATCAGTGACGTGCCTAGACGATTGCCAG GTTCTTCTGACCTGAGCCCGTTCCCTGGTCAGTTTGAGCGTCAGTTCCCGGGCCTCTCGTCCCTCACAGAGAGTCGTTTCTCCAGCCCTCGGATGCACTACCCGGCCACGTTCACCTACACCCCGCCCGTCACCTCCGCCATGTCGCTGGGCAGCGCCCACTACCACACCTACCTTCCCCCTCCTTACCCGGGCTCCACCCAGAGCCAGAGCGGACCCTTCCAGACCAGCAGCACGCCCTATCTCTACTACGGCGCCTCGTCCGGCTCCTACCAGTTCTCCATGGTTCCCGGCGGGGATCGTTCGCCCTCCCGGATGATCCCGCCTTGCACTAGCGCCTCCACGGGCACCTCCCTGGTGAACCCCAACCTGCCCAGCCAGACGGAGGGAGGGGTGGACGGCGACGGAAGCCACAGTAACTCCCCGACTGTTCTCAACTCTGGAGGCCGCATGGATGAAGCTGTCTGGAGGCCATATTGA
- the runx2b gene encoding runt-related transcription factor 2b isoform X2 — MNDVNSPGGQPDAAAAVPRLRPHENRSMAEIIADHPAELVRTDSPNFLCSVLPSHWRCNKTLPVAFKVVALGDIPDGTVVTVMAGNDENYSAELRNASGVMKNQVARFNDLRFVGRSGRGKSFTLTITVFTNPPQVATYHRAIKVTVDGPREPRRHRQKLEDPPKTGLFSDRLSELERMRVRVAVPIQGPRPNLNTGANSFNPQGQTQITDPRQSQSSPPWSYEQTYPSYLSPMASPSVHSTTPLSSSRGTGLPAISDVPRRLPGSSDLSPFPGQFERQFPGLSSLTESRFSSPRMHYPATFTYTPPVTSAMSLGSAHYHTYLPPPYPGSTQSQSGPFQTSSTPYLYYGASSGSYQFSMVPGGDRSPSRMIPPCTSASTGTSLVNPNLPSQTEGGVDGDGSHSNSPTVLNSGGRMDEAVWRPY; from the exons ATGAACGATGTGAACTCTCCAGGCGGGCAGCCCGACGCAGCGGCGGCGGTGCCAAGACTGCGCCCCCACGAAAACCGCAGCATGGCCGAGATCATCGCCGACCACCCGGCCGAGCTGGTCCGCACCGACAGCCCCAACTTTCTCTGCTCGGTCCTGCCCTCCCACTGGCGGTGCAACAAGACGCTGCCTGTCGCCTTTAAG GTGGTTGCCCTGGGAGACATACCTGATGGGACTGTTGTCACAGTAATGGCAGGCAACGACGAGAACTACTCCGCCGAGCTGCGGAACGCCTCGGGTGTGATGAAGAACCAAGTAGCCCGTTTCAACGATCTTCGCTTTGTGGGCCGCAGTGGCAGAG GCAAGAGCTTCACGCTGACAATCACAGTATTCACCAACCCACCACAAGTGGCAACTTACCACCGAGCCATAAAGGTCACCGTGGATGGACCGCGTGAGCCCAGGA GACATCGTCAGAAACTTGAGGACCCTCCCAAGACTGGTCTCTTCTCAGACCGCCTTAGTGAGCTTGAGAGGATGAGGGTGAGGGTGGCTGTTCCCATTCAAGGCCCCCGGCCAAATCTCAACACAGGGGCCAACTCCTTCAACCcgcagggacagacacagataaCAG ACCCTCGTCAGTCCCAGTCCTCTCCTCCCTGGTCGTATGAACAGACGTACCCGTCCTACCTGAGTCCCATGGCGTCCCCCTCAGTCCACTCCACCACCCCCCTCTCCTCCAGCCGAGGCACGGGCCTGCCTGCCATCAGTGACGTGCCTAGACGATTGCCAG GTTCTTCTGACCTGAGCCCGTTCCCTGGTCAGTTTGAGCGTCAGTTCCCGGGCCTCTCGTCCCTCACAGAGAGTCGTTTCTCCAGCCCTCGGATGCACTACCCGGCCACGTTCACCTACACCCCGCCCGTCACCTCCGCCATGTCGCTGGGCAGCGCCCACTACCACACCTACCTTCCCCCTCCTTACCCGGGCTCCACCCAGAGCCAGAGCGGACCCTTCCAGACCAGCAGCACGCCCTATCTCTACTACGGCGCCTCGTCCGGCTCCTACCAGTTCTCCATGGTTCCCGGCGGGGATCGTTCGCCCTCCCGGATGATCCCGCCTTGCACTAGCGCCTCCACGGGCACCTCCCTGGTGAACCCCAACCTGCCCAGCCAGACGGAGGGAGGGGTGGACGGCGACGGAAGCCACAGTAACTCCCCGACTGTTCTCAACTCTGGAGGCCGCATGGATGAAGCTGTCTGGAGGCCATATTGA
- the runx2b gene encoding runt-related transcription factor 2b isoform X1 translates to MASNSLFSTVTPCQQNFFWDPSASRRFSPPSNSLQPVPGKMNDVNSPGGQPDAAAAVPRLRPHENRSMAEIIADHPAELVRTDSPNFLCSVLPSHWRCNKTLPVAFKVVALGDIPDGTVVTVMAGNDENYSAELRNASGVMKNQVARFNDLRFVGRSGRGKSFTLTITVFTNPPQVATYHRAIKVTVDGPREPRRHRQKLEDPPKTGLFSDRLSELERMRVRVAVPIQGPRPNLNTGANSFNPQGQTQITDPRQSQSSPPWSYEQTYPSYLSPMASPSVHSTTPLSSSRGTGLPAISDVPRRLPGSSDLSPFPGQFERQFPGLSSLTESRFSSPRMHYPATFTYTPPVTSAMSLGSAHYHTYLPPPYPGSTQSQSGPFQTSSTPYLYYGASSGSYQFSMVPGGDRSPSRMIPPCTSASTGTSLVNPNLPSQTEGGVDGDGSHSNSPTVLNSGGRMDEAVWRPY, encoded by the exons ATCCCAGCGCCAGTCGGAGGTTCAGTCCGCCGTCCAATAGCCTCCAGCCGGTCCCAGGGAAGATGAACGATGTGAACTCTCCAGGCGGGCAGCCCGACGCAGCGGCGGCGGTGCCAAGACTGCGCCCCCACGAAAACCGCAGCATGGCCGAGATCATCGCCGACCACCCGGCCGAGCTGGTCCGCACCGACAGCCCCAACTTTCTCTGCTCGGTCCTGCCCTCCCACTGGCGGTGCAACAAGACGCTGCCTGTCGCCTTTAAG GTGGTTGCCCTGGGAGACATACCTGATGGGACTGTTGTCACAGTAATGGCAGGCAACGACGAGAACTACTCCGCCGAGCTGCGGAACGCCTCGGGTGTGATGAAGAACCAAGTAGCCCGTTTCAACGATCTTCGCTTTGTGGGCCGCAGTGGCAGAG GCAAGAGCTTCACGCTGACAATCACAGTATTCACCAACCCACCACAAGTGGCAACTTACCACCGAGCCATAAAGGTCACCGTGGATGGACCGCGTGAGCCCAGGA GACATCGTCAGAAACTTGAGGACCCTCCCAAGACTGGTCTCTTCTCAGACCGCCTTAGTGAGCTTGAGAGGATGAGGGTGAGGGTGGCTGTTCCCATTCAAGGCCCCCGGCCAAATCTCAACACAGGGGCCAACTCCTTCAACCcgcagggacagacacagataaCAG ACCCTCGTCAGTCCCAGTCCTCTCCTCCCTGGTCGTATGAACAGACGTACCCGTCCTACCTGAGTCCCATGGCGTCCCCCTCAGTCCACTCCACCACCCCCCTCTCCTCCAGCCGAGGCACGGGCCTGCCTGCCATCAGTGACGTGCCTAGACGATTGCCAG GTTCTTCTGACCTGAGCCCGTTCCCTGGTCAGTTTGAGCGTCAGTTCCCGGGCCTCTCGTCCCTCACAGAGAGTCGTTTCTCCAGCCCTCGGATGCACTACCCGGCCACGTTCACCTACACCCCGCCCGTCACCTCCGCCATGTCGCTGGGCAGCGCCCACTACCACACCTACCTTCCCCCTCCTTACCCGGGCTCCACCCAGAGCCAGAGCGGACCCTTCCAGACCAGCAGCACGCCCTATCTCTACTACGGCGCCTCGTCCGGCTCCTACCAGTTCTCCATGGTTCCCGGCGGGGATCGTTCGCCCTCCCGGATGATCCCGCCTTGCACTAGCGCCTCCACGGGCACCTCCCTGGTGAACCCCAACCTGCCCAGCCAGACGGAGGGAGGGGTGGACGGCGACGGAAGCCACAGTAACTCCCCGACTGTTCTCAACTCTGGAGGCCGCATGGATGAAGCTGTCTGGAGGCCATATTGA
- the clic5b gene encoding chloride intracellular channel protein 5b isoform X2 — translation MSTNSQDRDPDIELFVKAGNDGESIGNCPFSQRLFMVLWLKGVVFNVTTVDLKRKPADLHNLAPGTHPPFLTFNGEVKTDINKIEEFLEETLCPPKYPKLAAMQRESNTAGNDIFAKFSAYIKNTKPEANAVLEKGLTKALKKLDDYLNSALPDEIDADSMEEEKGSNRCFLDGNELTLADCNLLPKLHIVKVVAKKYRNYDIPSDMSGVWRYLKSAYTRDEFTNTCAADSEIETAYKDVARRLAK, via the exons GCAGGCAACGATGGAGAAAGCATCGGCAACTGTCCCTTCTCTCAGCGCCTCTTCATGGTCCTCTGGCTCAAAGGAGTCGTGTTCAACGTCACCACCGTCGACCTCAAAAG AAAGCCAGCAGATCTGCACAACCTGGCTCCAGGGACACACCCTCCTTTCCTGACCTTCAACGGAGAAGTCAAGACCGATATCAACAAGATCGAGGAGTTCCTGGAGGAAACGCTCTGTCCTCCAAA GTATCCCAAACTGGCCGCCATGCAGCGAGAGTCGAATACAGCTGGAAATGACATCTTCGCCAAGTTCTCAGCCTACATCAAGAACACCAAACCAGAGGCCAACGCCG TTCTAGAGAAAGGTTTGACCAAGGCCCTGAAGAAGCTGGATGACTACCTGAACAGCGCCTTGCCAGATGAGATCGATGCAgacagcatggaggaggagaagggctCCAACCGGTGCTTCCTCGACGGAAACGAGCTCACTCTCGCAGACTGCAACCTGCTGCCCAAACTGCACATAGTCAAG GTTGTCGCTAAGAAGTACCGCAACTACGACATCCCCTCAGACATGTCGGGGGTGTGGCGCTATCTGAAGAGCGCCTACACGCGTGATGAATTCACCAACACCTGCGCTGCTGACTCCGAGATCGAGACCGCCTACAAAGACGTGGCGAGGAGACTGGCCAAGTAA